A window of the Henningerozyma blattae CBS 6284 chromosome 10, complete genome genome harbors these coding sequences:
- the MET28 gene encoding Met28p (similar to Saccharomyces cerevisiae MET28 (YIR017C); ancestral locus Anc_7.122) produces MSYPPVPSNPANPIDTNPIGANPIGSINSVNPVGSVSADLESVFALEFAEFSSSLALSSFELDPRFFSYGGESHHYQTRAAHVTPQSQVDKLNQGQNGSHNHVSPLGYVPRDVSPASSVDDEPQQQSNVAAQKLREKRQKNLEASARFRIKRKKKLQDNFRKLDDLKRLIARLNDQINVLNDENIYWKQQLSAIHEKKSRDLLENIRNGV; encoded by the coding sequence ATGTCCTATCCTCCCGTGCCCTCCAACCCTGCGAACCCTATCGATACCAACCCTATAGGTGCTAACCCTATAGGCAGCATTAATAGCGTCAACCCTGTGGGCTCTGTCTCGGCAGACCTAGAATCTGTTTTTGCCCTAGAATTTGCAGAGTTTTCTTCATCGTTGGCCCTTTCGAGTTTCGAACTAGATCCTAGATTCTTTTCCTATGGGGGCGAATCTCACCATTACCAAACAAGAGCCGCTCACGTGACGCCCCAAAGTCAGGTCGACAAACTAAATCAAGGCCAAAATGGTAGCCATAATCACGTGAGCCCGCTGGGCTATGTGCCACGTGACGTCTCTCCTGCCTCATCGGTAGATGATGAACCACAGCAACAATCTAATGTAGCGGCTCAAAAACTCCGGGAGAAACGTCAAAAGAACTTGGAAGCATCTGCAAGGTTCCGTATAAAACGTAAGAAGAAATTACAAGATAATTTCCGTAAACTAGATGATCTGAAACGACTCATAGCTAGACTCAATGACCAAATTAATGTTCTTAACGATGAAAACATATATTGGAAACAACAATTGTCTGCCATCCATGAGAAGAAGTCGCGTGACTTGCTTGAGAACATTCGCAACGGTGTGTGA
- the TIM44 gene encoding protein translocase subunit TIM44 (similar to Saccharomyces cerevisiae TIM44 (YIL022W); ancestral locus Anc_7.196), whose amino-acid sequence MLRSRSLIQRNALHPSKLLISSFHSYPVVLQSNDSNKTPIQIFRETFKQEWEKSATLQDQIKTLTDASDRINQSDAFKKAKDAYKNVSNQTTILSKTISKTGTKLNDAALKAWDSDLAQKTKLAAKKLDDSFEPVRNTKIYKDVSEVIDDKDNSYKYGGFISKEERRSKRISDLQTGKRMKPIKSNDEAGTALIATDLKSKESINEKLNDFKEKTVVGQTMTSIKTKVWDENDNPLIVGMRKVTGVFNRFFAETESSRVLTQFKLIDPNFNNESFLRSLREYIIPEVLEAYIKGDEKILKNWFSEAPYNVYSAQQKELRKQKIFSDGRVLDIRGVDIVTAKMLPPQDIPVIVVSCRAQEINIYKKFNVEKQTNDIVAGHDSNILMSTYAMVFTRDPEQLDNDETEGWKILEFVRGGSRKFT is encoded by the coding sequence ATGTTGAGATCTAGATCACTGATACAGCGTAACGCGTTACACCCTTCTAAGCTGCTCATATCTTCATTCCATTCATACCCCGTGGTATTACAATCTAACGATTCCAATAAAACACCTATCCAAATCTTTAGAGAAACGTTTAAACAAGAATGGGAAAAATCTGCCACTTTACAGGACcaaataaaaacattaaCTGATGCCTCAGATAGAATAAATCAATCGGATGCTTTCAAAAAAGCAAAGGACGCCTATAAGAATGTTTCTAATCAAACCACCATTCTTTCCAAGACAATCTCAAAGACTGGGACCAAGCTCAACGATGCTGCTCTTAAAGCATGGGATTCAGATTTGGCTCAAAAGACTAAACTCGCGGCCAAGAAGTTGGATGATTCTTTCGAACCAGTGAGAAATACAAAGATTTATAAAGATGTCTCGGAAGTCATTgatgataaagataatagTTATAAATACGGTGGGTTCATTTCTAAAGAGGAGCGTAGATCGAAAAGAATCTCTGATTTACAAACTGGGAAAAGGATGAAACCTATCAAATCTAATGATGAGGCAGGTACTGCTTTAATTGCAACAGATTTAAAATCTAAAGAATccattaatgaaaaattgaatgattttaaagaaaagacAGTGGTGGGTCAAACAATGACCAGTATAAAGACTAAAGTTTgggatgaaaatgataatccTTTGATTGTAGGGATGAGAAAAGTCACTGGTGTGTTTAACAGATTTTTTGCTGAGACTGAATCTTCCCGTGTCTTGACAcaatttaaattgattgatccaaattttaataatgaatcgTTTTTGAGAAGTTTGAgagaatatattattccAGAAGTTTTGGAAGCCTATATCAAAGgtgatgaaaaaattctCAAGAATTGGTTTTCGGAAGCTCCTTATAATGTTTATTCTGCTCAACAAAAGGAATTGAGAAAACAAAAGATCTTCTCAGATGGGAGAGTCTTGGATATTAGAGGTGTGGATATTGTCACGGCAAAGATGTTGCCACCACAAGATATCCCTGTCATTGTGGTAAGTTGTAGAGCtcaagaaattaatatttataaaaaattcaatgtagaaaaacaaacaaatgATATAGTTGCAGGTCATGATTCAAACATTCTAATGAGCACATACGCAATGGTCTTCACAAGAGATCCAGAACAATtggataatgatgaaacaGAAGGTTGGAAAATATTGGAATTTGTCCGTGGAGGTTCAAGAAAATTCACTTAA
- the TBLA0J01510 gene encoding uncharacterized protein (similar to Saccharomyces cerevisiae ADL119W (Scer_YGOB_ADL119W); ancestral locus Anc_7.195) gives MSVAKPKLVIPIPDTRFESTFRRKLDKELNKNNVNSNSIIKDERVRKLLCLGKVICRDVIFMPFVQGMFMCGAFILIKPWLLKLLRNGKNIGRNFVELFGGQRRVRD, from the coding sequence ATGAGCGTGGCTAAGCCTAAATTAGTGATTCCAATACCAGATACTCGATTTGAAAGCACATTTAGAAGGAAATTGgataaagaattgaataagaataatgttaatagtaatagtatAATCAAAGATGAAAGAGTTAGAAAACTATTATGTTTAGGGAAAGTGATTTGCCGAGATGTGATATTTATGCCATTTGTTCAAGGTATGTTTATGTGTGGAGCattcattttaattaaacCATGgctattaaaattattaagaaatGGCAAGAATATAGGGCGTAATTTTGTTGAACTCTTTGGTGGACAAAGAAGAGTACGTGATTAA
- the RPB3 gene encoding DNA-directed RNA polymerase II core subunit RPB3 (similar to Saccharomyces cerevisiae RPB3 (YIL021W); ancestral locus Anc_7.194), which produces MSEEGPQIKIREATKDNVDFILSNIDMALANSLRRVMIAEIPTLAIDSVEVEMNTTVLADEFISHRLGLIPLQSADIDQLEYCRDCFCEDHCDKCSVVLTLQAVGESESTTNVYAKDLVIVSNLLGRNIGHPIIQDKEGNGVLICKLRKGQELKMTCVAKKGIAKEHAKWGATAAIEYEYDPWNKLKHTDYWYENDPLKEWPHSKNCQYEDPPTEGELFDYKAKANTFYMNVEAVGSITTDQVIIRGIDTLQKKTAGILLALSQMEQEKVNFGTGTQDNNDLHQQDDHMGMSNGNDASYGNYMGSNNDGMMNGGGNNIQGGYQNNMGPNGYSDSW; this is translated from the coding sequence ATGAGTGAAGAAGGTCcacaaattaaaattagagAAGCTACAAAAGATAATGTGGATTTCATCTTATCAAATATAGATATGGCTTTAGCCAATTCATTGCGTCGTGTTATGATTGCAGAAATCCCAACATTGGCTATTGATTCCGTTGAAGTAGAAATGAACACTACTGTTCTTGCAGATGAATTCATCTCTCATAGATTAGGGTTAATTCCTTTACAAAGTGCAGATATCGATCAATTAGAATATTGTCGTGATTGTTTTTGTGAGGACCATTGTGATAAATGTTCTGTGGTTTTAACTTTACAAGCTGTTGGTGAAAGTGAAAGTACTACAAACGTTTATGCAAAAGATTTGGTTATCGTTTCTAATTTATTGGGTAGAAATATTGGTCATCCGATTATTCAAGATAAAGAAGGTAATGGTGTTTTGATTTGTAAATTAAGAAAAGGtcaagaattgaaaatgacATGTGTAGCAAAAAAAGGGATTGCCAAAGAACATGCCAAGTGGGGGGCTACTGCCGCTATTGAATACGAATATGATCCTtggaataaattaaaacataCAGATTATTGGTATGAAAATGATCCTTTAAAAGAATGGCCTCATTCTAAAAATTGTCAATATGAAGATCCACCAACTGAAggtgaattatttgattataaAGCAAAGGCAAATACATTTTATATGAATGTGGAAGCCGTAGGATCTATAACAACAGATCAAGTGATTATTCGAGGCATTGATACTttacaaaagaaaacaGCAGGTATACTGTTAGCTTTATCACAAATGGAACAAGAAAAAGTCAATTTTGGTACAGGTACtcaagataataatgatttacaTCAACAAGATGATCATATGGGTATGAGTAATGGGAATGATGCATCTTATGGTAATTATATGGGCTCTAATAATGACGGTATGATGAATGGCGGTGGGAATAATATTCAAGGAGgttatcaaaataatatgggGCCTAATGGTTACAGTGATTCTTGGTAA
- the HIS6 gene encoding 1-(5-phosphoribosyl)-5- ((5-phosphoribosylamino)methylideneamino)imidazole-4-carboxamide isomerase HIS6 (similar to Saccharomyces cerevisiae HIS6 (YIL020C); ancestral locus Anc_7.193): protein MTRYIACIHLHNGQVDDIKDGNSMNNEKLITNINSAIYYVKLFAKYNCIGSHIIKLGDNNDALAQLVLKTVPNFFQIGGDINEFNCEYWLKWANKIIINTWLFNDDDEFSFKRLEKISNLVGRDKIVVDLSCRKIADGSWIVTKDKWQTLTDIELSEEFFNEISIYANEFLIHAADIEGMCKGIDENLVYHLYKWTRNLPMNQFKIVYGGGAHDITDLALVERLSQGRIDLSIGNSLDIFGGNLIILKNVANGIKIMKR, encoded by the coding sequence ATGACAAGATACATAGCATGCATACACTTACATAACGGTCAAGTGGACGATATTAAAGATGGCAACTCAatgaataatgaaaaattaattacaaatattaattcagCAATATATTatgttaaattatttgctaaatataattgtataGGCTctcatattattaaattaggggataataatgatgcGCTGGCTCAATTGGTTTTAAAGACAGTTCctaattttttccaaatagGAGGAGATATAAATGAATTCAATTGTGAATATTGGCTAAAATGggcaaataaaattattataaatactTGGCTATtcaatgatgatgatgaattttcttttaaaaggTTAGAAAAGATTTCTAACCTTGTTGGTAGGGATAAGATCGTCGTAGATTTAAGTTGTAGAAAGATTGCTGATGGTTCATGGATTGTTACAAAGGATAAATGGCAAACTTTAACAGATATCGAATTAAgtgaagaatttttcaatgaaatCAGTATATATgcaaatgaatttttaattcatgCTGCCGATATTGAAGGAATGTGTAAAGgaattgatgaaaatttggtttatcatttatataaatGGACAAGAAATTTACCAATGaatcaatttaaaattgtatATGGTGGTGGAGCTCATGATATTACTGATTTAGCATTAGTGGAAAGATTAAGTCAAGGCAGAATAGATTTGAGCATAGGAAATTCCTTGGATATATTTGGTggtaatttaattattttaaagaatgttGCCAATGGAATAAAGATCATGAAGAGATGA